Below is a genomic region from Leifsonia sp. Root112D2.
AAGCCCGCATCGTGATAGAAAACGGTGCCGGCTACGACGATTTCATCGACACCATGCTGAAGTCAGCGGGTGCCAATGAGGCCACGGTGCTGAATGCCGCCGACCTTTCTGGCTACGACCAGAAGCCAGCCGACGGTGAGTTCAACGAACACCTCTGGTACGACTTTCCTACTATCGAGAAGCTGACCGCCTCGCTTGTCGGCGCGCTCTCGAAGGCGCAGCCGGCATCCGCTGAAACCTTTGCCGCGAACGGCAAGGCCTTCACGGCGAAACTTGCGGTGCTGGAGGCTACCGAGGCCTCGCTCAAGGCGAAATACGCGGGCACGGGTGCGGCCATCACCGAGCCGGTGCCTCTCTATATGCTCAACGCGATAGGGCTCGAGAATAAGACGCCAGAGAAGTTCAGCGAGGCCATCGAAGCAGACACCGATGTGGCGCCGAGCGTTCTCAAGGCCACGCTCGGGCTGTACAGCAGTCACGCCGTCGCGGTGCTCGCCTACAACGCGCAGACCACCGGCGCGCAGACCGAGGCCGTGCTGAAGGCCGCGCAGAAGAACGGCATTCCCGTCGTCGCCGTCACCGAAACCATGCCGGCCGGCAAGAACTACATTTCGTGGATGACCGCGAATCTGGATGCTCTTTCGGCGGCGTTAGGCAAGTGACGCGGGCAGCGCATAGCCTCTCTCCTGTGGAGTCATCCGTTCTCAGCCTGCGCAACGCCACGCTGCGTTTCGGCGAACGTACCCTCTGGGGCGGCCTCGATCTCGACGTCAAGCCCGGCGAGTTCATCGCGGTGCTCGGAGCAAACGGCTCGGGCAAGACCAGCCTGCTCAAGGTGATTCTCGGGCGGCAGGGGCTCAGCAGCGGCCAGGCACGCTTTCTGGGCGAGGATGTGCGGCGCGGCAACCGGCGCATCGGTTACATCCCGCAGCAGAAGCTCGCCGACGAGGGCACGCCGCTGCGTGCGCGAGACCTGATTGCGCTCGGACTCGACGGGCACCGCTGGGGCCTGCCGTGGCCGTCGAAGGCCCGGCGCGCCCGCGTCGACGCAGTGCTCGACTCGGTCGGCGCCTCGCACTATGCCCGGGTACCCATCGCCACCCTGAGCGGCGGCGAACAGCAGCGACTGCGGGTAGGGCAGGCGCTCGCCGACAAGCCCCGCCTGCTGCTCTGCGACGAACCGCTGCTCTCGCTCGACCTCGCGCACCAGCGGGCGGTGAGTGAGCTGATCGACGAGAACCGGCGCGCGAGCAACATCGGAGTGCTCTTCGTCACCCATGACATCAACCCGATTCTGGGCATGGTAG
It encodes:
- a CDS encoding metal ABC transporter ATP-binding protein, producing MESSVLSLRNATLRFGERTLWGGLDLDVKPGEFIAVLGANGSGKTSLLKVILGRQGLSSGQARFLGEDVRRGNRRIGYIPQQKLADEGTPLRARDLIALGLDGHRWGLPWPSKARRARVDAVLDSVGASHYARVPIATLSGGEQQRLRVGQALADKPRLLLCDEPLLSLDLAHQRAVSELIDENRRASNIGVLFVTHDINPILGMVDRVLYLAGGRFRIGTPDEVLRSEVLSELYGSPVDVIRTRGRIVVVGTAEAPHAHPDGLHAQHDEHHDPGHADEYHEEVKPL
- a CDS encoding metal ABC transporter solute-binding protein, Zn/Mn family; protein product: MQHKFLAIPALAAAAALALTLAGCATDTSARASDATSGPVTVVASTNVYGDIARQVGGDLVSVTSIIDDPDKDPHEYEADARNQLSLSKARIVIENGAGYDDFIDTMLKSAGANEATVLNAADLSGYDQKPADGEFNEHLWYDFPTIEKLTASLVGALSKAQPASAETFAANGKAFTAKLAVLEATEASLKAKYAGTGAAITEPVPLYMLNAIGLENKTPEKFSEAIEADTDVAPSVLKATLGLYSSHAVAVLAYNAQTTGAQTEAVLKAAQKNGIPVVAVTETMPAGKNYISWMTANLDALSAALGK